Proteins from one Faecalibacterium sp. I3-3-33 genomic window:
- a CDS encoding GGDEF domain-containing protein, with the protein MKKFEILRYLKRFSLLIFLVSLAGAAAIYLYADGRQMYTASVIIRYTNDGISDGYTPDGSDLDVNEIYSSTVISQAMDALGASGRLSTIRSNISVTPVIPEDQQTINDALLDKGEEVTYFPDTYKVSLVVDGSLGAGYARNMLDAIIQSYCTYYTEKYVEQKLSLNPSSGLLDNGYDYYECIRILENDTTEMQDYLLSKQEHYPDFRSSRTGYTYADLCDIYSDFKKYTIPALYAYVLNGPQVRDGTVLQEYLANWIETAKQDEQITTEQRDSLWSLTDQYVYKNADLLKNYFTDRGEVVSAEYILNNIELEGSGDRAQTTYDGLVLKLVSLEQQVAASQIDRQFQEEILQSFRNVDFGGTDEQHAQMESLINDYETELKNYYEIINTSSKELNLYISADYLKMISSVQVAAAINVKLYLMLALVLFFVIGCCGAILLGRISDVVDYLLYVDKKTGLPNREKLNVYITSMAGRILPEDYTCFAFQLDNLTEMSRRFGYHVGDSILKDFSGLLQLMGDTDGTVGYNGAGKFLAFFDECSSRKAEVMIRILQSQVDEYNKLNPEYPILFTAAWATSSEEELYHVRDLVRRAQKKMSLIAEEGGSALAGMECGKA; encoded by the coding sequence ATGAAAAAGTTTGAGATCCTGCGCTATCTGAAGCGTTTCAGCCTGCTGATCTTTCTGGTATCGCTGGCAGGTGCGGCCGCCATCTACCTGTATGCAGACGGGCGGCAGATGTACACCGCCTCGGTCATCATCCGCTATACCAACGATGGCATCTCAGACGGCTACACCCCGGACGGCAGCGATCTGGACGTCAACGAGATCTACTCCTCCACGGTCATCTCGCAGGCCATGGATGCGCTGGGCGCTTCCGGGCGGCTGAGCACCATCCGCTCCAATATCTCTGTGACTCCGGTGATTCCAGAGGATCAGCAGACCATCAATGATGCCTTACTGGATAAGGGCGAAGAGGTGACCTACTTCCCCGACACCTACAAGGTGAGCCTTGTGGTGGACGGCTCGCTGGGCGCTGGCTATGCCCGCAATATGCTGGATGCCATCATCCAGAGCTACTGCACCTATTATACCGAAAAATATGTGGAACAGAAGCTCTCGCTCAACCCCTCGTCCGGCCTGCTGGACAACGGCTACGACTACTACGAGTGTATCCGCATTCTGGAAAACGATACCACTGAGATGCAGGACTACCTGCTGAGCAAGCAGGAGCACTACCCGGACTTTCGCTCCTCCCGCACCGGCTACACCTATGCAGACCTGTGCGATATCTATTCTGATTTCAAAAAATACACCATTCCGGCGCTGTACGCCTATGTGCTCAACGGCCCGCAGGTGCGGGACGGCACGGTACTGCAGGAGTATCTGGCCAACTGGATCGAGACTGCAAAACAGGACGAGCAGATCACCACCGAGCAGCGGGACAGCCTGTGGAGCCTGACCGACCAGTATGTGTACAAGAACGCCGACCTGCTGAAAAACTACTTTACCGACCGGGGCGAGGTGGTGTCCGCAGAATACATCCTGAACAACATCGAGCTGGAGGGCTCGGGCGATAGGGCACAGACCACCTACGACGGTCTGGTGCTGAAGCTGGTGTCGCTGGAACAGCAGGTGGCTGCCAGCCAGATCGACCGGCAGTTTCAGGAGGAGATCCTGCAAAGCTTCCGCAACGTAGATTTTGGCGGCACAGACGAGCAGCACGCCCAGATGGAAAGCCTGATCAATGATTACGAGACCGAGCTGAAAAACTACTACGAGATCATCAATACCAGCAGCAAGGAGCTGAACCTGTATATCAGCGCGGATTATCTGAAGATGATCAGCTCGGTGCAGGTGGCTGCCGCCATCAATGTCAAGCTGTACCTGATGCTGGCACTGGTGCTGTTCTTTGTCATCGGCTGCTGCGGTGCTATTCTGCTGGGACGCATCTCGGATGTGGTGGATTATCTGCTGTATGTGGACAAAAAGACCGGCCTGCCCAACCGCGAAAAGCTCAACGTGTATATCACCAGTATGGCCGGCCGCATTCTGCCGGAGGACTATACCTGCTTTGCCTTTCAGCTGGACAACCTGACCGAAATGAGCCGCCGCTTCGGCTACCATGTGGGCGACAGCATCCTGAAGGATTTTTCCGGTCTTTTGCAGCTGATGGGCGACACCGATGGCACAGTGGGCTACAACGGCGCAGGCAAGTTCCTTGCCTTCTTTGATGAGTGCAGCAGCCGGAAGGCAGAAGTCATGATCCGCATCCTGCAAAGTCAGGTGGATGAGTACAACAAGCTGAACCCGGAGTACCCCATCCTGTTCACCGCCGCATGGGCCACCTCCTCGGAGGAGGAGCTCTACCATGTGCGCGACCTTGTGCGCAGAGCGCAGAAAAAGATGTCCCTGATCGCAGAGGAGGGCGGCTCTGCCCTTGCGGGAATGGAGTGTGGTAAAGCATGA
- the alr gene encoding alanine racemase encodes MQKQPFEKHVWAEIDLEALRYNFRAVKARAGALPLCAVVKADSYGHGAVQCARVFAEEGAAWLAVSCLTEAVQLRKAGQTLPILILGHVQPAYAAALIQNDITVACYSLAQARALSEAAVAAGGKVHIHLKADTGMGRIGFALRTDFDAAIREMLEACALPGLEMTGLFQHFSVADDTAPENVAYTAEQHELFVKAFHALKAAGREPALVHCDNSAGVMLHPDWPEGLPRERCMARPGIILYGYDPSDEVRFGRFKPVMTLKTVVSMIKEMQPGQCASYGRRFTAEKPTKVATLCTGYADGYPRLLSCGKGVVEIHGKACPVLGRVCMDQMMVDVTDVPEVREDDEAILWGGTVSDTAETIARKTDTIPYEVLCGVSRRVPRVYRDHGQIVAVEDWILEA; translated from the coding sequence ATGCAGAAACAACCGTTTGAAAAACACGTCTGGGCCGAGATCGACCTCGAGGCCCTTCGGTATAATTTCCGGGCAGTCAAGGCCCGGGCAGGGGCGCTGCCCCTGTGCGCAGTGGTCAAGGCGGACAGCTACGGCCACGGCGCGGTACAGTGCGCCCGGGTGTTCGCCGAGGAGGGCGCCGCATGGCTGGCAGTCAGCTGCCTGACCGAGGCCGTGCAGCTGCGCAAGGCAGGACAGACTTTGCCCATCCTCATTCTGGGGCATGTACAGCCCGCCTACGCCGCCGCCCTGATCCAGAACGACATCACCGTGGCGTGCTACTCCCTTGCGCAGGCACGCGCGCTGAGCGAAGCTGCCGTGGCGGCAGGGGGCAAAGTACACATCCACCTCAAGGCCGACACCGGCATGGGACGCATCGGCTTTGCCCTGCGCACCGATTTTGACGCCGCCATCCGGGAGATGCTGGAAGCCTGTGCGCTGCCCGGACTGGAAATGACCGGCCTGTTCCAGCATTTTTCCGTGGCCGATGACACCGCCCCGGAGAATGTGGCCTATACTGCCGAGCAGCACGAGCTGTTCGTGAAAGCCTTCCACGCACTGAAGGCTGCCGGGCGGGAGCCTGCCCTTGTGCACTGCGACAACTCTGCCGGGGTCATGCTGCACCCGGACTGGCCGGAGGGACTGCCCCGGGAGCGCTGCATGGCACGCCCCGGCATCATCCTGTACGGCTACGACCCCAGCGACGAGGTGCGCTTTGGCCGCTTCAAGCCGGTGATGACCCTTAAGACCGTGGTGAGCATGATCAAGGAGATGCAGCCCGGCCAGTGCGCCAGCTACGGCCGCCGCTTTACTGCCGAAAAGCCCACTAAGGTAGCCACCCTTTGCACCGGCTACGCCGACGGTTACCCCCGGCTGCTGAGCTGCGGCAAGGGCGTGGTGGAGATCCACGGCAAGGCCTGCCCGGTACTGGGGCGGGTGTGCATGGATCAGATGATGGTGGACGTGACCGATGTGCCGGAAGTGCGCGAGGACGACGAGGCCATCCTGTGGGGCGGCACCGTGAGCGACACCGCAGAGACCATTGCCCGCAAGACCGATACCATCCCCTACGAAGTGCTGTGCGGCGTTTCCCGCCGCGTGCCCCGCGTCTACCGCGACCACGGACAGATCGTGGCCGTGGAGGACTGGATCTTAGAAGCATAA
- the lepA gene encoding translation elongation factor 4, which yields MARDNIRNFCIIAHIDHGKSTLSDRILELTKSVDERTMEDQILDNMDIERERGITIKARAVTMNYTAKDGKTYEFNLIDTPGHVDFAYEVSRSLAACEGAILVVDATQGVEAQTLANTYMALEHDLELVPILNKIDLPSAHPDEVAQEVEDVIGLPCMDAPRVSAKTGLNIDQVLERVVSDIPAPTGDPDAPLKALIFDSIYDSYKGVIVYIRVFEGTVKPGDTIRMMATGAEFTLVEVGHMGATSLTPCAQLQAGEVGYLTASIKTVQDTRVGDTVTLAERPTAEALPGYRQVKPMVFCGIYPADGAKYPDLKDALEKLQLNDASLTFELETSAALGFGFRCGFLGLLHMEIITERLEREFDLDIITTTPSVRYRLTLTDGTVEMIDNPSSYPDPSNIVKQEEPFVDVHLYTPNDYVGGLMDLCQSKRGVLIDMKYLDDVRVDLHYALPLGEIVYDFFDAIKSRSRGYASYDYEFKEYRESDLVKLDFLLNGDPVDALSMIVFRDNAYAKGRRICEKLRDNIPRNLFEIPVQAAIGGKIIARETVKAMRKDVLAKCYGGDISRKKKLLEKQKEGKKKMRQLGSVSLPSEAFTAVLKLDSDDD from the coding sequence ATGGCAAGAGACAACATCCGCAACTTCTGCATCATTGCACATATCGACCACGGCAAATCCACCCTGTCCGACCGCATTCTGGAGCTGACCAAGAGCGTGGACGAGCGCACCATGGAAGACCAGATTTTGGACAACATGGATATCGAGCGCGAGCGCGGCATTACCATCAAGGCGCGTGCCGTGACCATGAACTATACTGCAAAGGACGGCAAGACCTACGAGTTCAACCTGATCGACACCCCGGGTCATGTGGACTTTGCCTACGAGGTCAGCCGCAGTCTGGCCGCCTGCGAGGGTGCCATTCTGGTGGTGGACGCCACGCAGGGCGTGGAGGCGCAGACGCTGGCCAACACCTATATGGCACTGGAGCACGATCTGGAGCTGGTGCCCATCCTGAACAAGATCGACCTGCCCAGCGCCCACCCGGACGAGGTAGCGCAGGAGGTGGAGGATGTGATCGGCCTGCCCTGCATGGACGCGCCCCGCGTCTCTGCCAAGACCGGCCTGAACATCGATCAGGTGCTGGAGCGCGTGGTCAGCGATATTCCCGCGCCCACCGGCGACCCGGACGCTCCCCTCAAGGCGCTGATTTTCGACAGCATCTACGACAGCTACAAGGGCGTCATCGTCTACATCCGCGTGTTCGAGGGCACGGTGAAGCCCGGCGACACCATCCGCATGATGGCTACCGGCGCAGAGTTCACGCTGGTGGAGGTGGGTCACATGGGTGCCACCTCCCTGACCCCCTGTGCCCAGCTGCAGGCCGGTGAGGTAGGCTACCTGACCGCCAGCATCAAGACGGTGCAGGACACCCGCGTGGGCGATACCGTCACGCTGGCAGAGCGCCCCACCGCAGAGGCGCTGCCCGGCTACCGTCAGGTCAAGCCCATGGTGTTCTGCGGCATCTACCCCGCCGACGGTGCCAAGTACCCCGACCTGAAGGACGCACTGGAAAAATTGCAGCTGAACGACGCCTCCCTGACCTTTGAACTGGAGACCAGTGCGGCGCTGGGCTTCGGCTTCCGCTGCGGCTTTTTGGGTCTGCTGCACATGGAGATCATCACCGAGCGTCTGGAGCGGGAGTTCGATCTGGACATCATCACCACCACCCCCAGCGTGCGCTACCGCCTGACTTTGACCGACGGCACCGTGGAGATGATCGACAATCCCTCCAGCTACCCGGACCCCAGCAATATCGTCAAGCAGGAAGAGCCCTTTGTGGACGTGCACCTGTACACCCCCAACGACTATGTGGGCGGCCTAATGGATCTGTGCCAGAGCAAGCGCGGCGTGCTGATCGATATGAAGTATCTGGACGATGTGCGCGTAGACCTGCACTACGCGCTGCCGCTGGGCGAGATCGTGTACGACTTCTTCGACGCCATCAAGAGCCGCAGCCGGGGCTACGCCAGCTACGACTACGAGTTCAAGGAGTATCGCGAGAGCGATCTGGTCAAGCTGGACTTTTTGCTCAACGGCGACCCCGTGGACGCTTTGTCCATGATCGTGTTCCGGGACAACGCTTACGCCAAGGGACGCCGCATCTGCGAAAAGCTGCGGGACAACATCCCGCGCAACCTGTTCGAGATCCCGGTGCAGGCAGCCATCGGCGGCAAGATCATTGCCCGCGAGACGGTCAAGGCCATGCGCAAGGACGTGCTGGCCAAGTGCTACGGCGGCGATATCTCCCGTAAAAAGAAGCTGCTGGAAAAGCAGAAGGAAGGCAAAAAGAAGATGCGTCAGCTGGGCAGCGTTTCCCTGCCCAGTGAGGCCTTTACCGCCGTGCTCAAGCTGGACAGCGACGACGATTGA
- a CDS encoding O-antigen ligase family protein, whose product MRTLDQILTKKDYSRKTPASLFYKDSPLWQKLLTIGCVVFLAGAGLGEWKVLNSMLGGLPKAISLGVIGLAVLYALFYPDETRFREIWKPALLYMSLMVALFFWSMVIWIESFAAVSSMIRSCSKLLFQSIAILTAVALVYLFREKAIELFTISICIANTAIMLLSIPSYGLAASIQSLVTCLVTFGEADGYALQLEIHDLTFVFGQMVLYYAVFAPHSTRKEKRKRWLYLLACCWFFLIGMKRSAIPAVLLFVLLALLLRKRKVPSWFYPTVGGSCILFFLVFLYCVRYGIISRLLNSFGIDMMGRDYLWSMANPYYEFSITYLGHGFEYVDTIIGQWYNAGLINEPFPFHNDILKVFVEMGFPGFLLWSVIQYVLTPLFWQRYADQQTTLLYLCELGYMTVTYLTDNTAFYFWSTMALRLVTLAYTMERKKPPKPKMWMPDSRQEMRDRIHILMQED is encoded by the coding sequence ATGCGCACACTGGATCAGATCCTGACCAAAAAGGATTACAGCCGGAAAACCCCGGCCTCTTTGTTTTATAAGGACAGCCCTCTGTGGCAAAAACTGCTGACCATCGGCTGCGTGGTCTTTCTGGCCGGAGCCGGGCTGGGAGAGTGGAAAGTCCTCAACAGTATGCTGGGCGGTCTGCCCAAGGCCATCTCTCTGGGTGTGATCGGGCTGGCAGTTCTGTACGCCCTGTTTTACCCGGATGAAACGCGCTTCCGGGAGATATGGAAGCCCGCCTTGCTGTATATGTCCCTGATGGTGGCGCTGTTTTTCTGGTCGATGGTCATCTGGATCGAAAGCTTTGCCGCGGTTTCCTCCATGATCCGCAGCTGCTCTAAGCTTTTGTTCCAGAGCATTGCCATCCTCACGGCCGTAGCGCTGGTCTATCTGTTCCGCGAAAAGGCCATTGAGCTGTTTACCATCAGCATCTGCATTGCCAACACGGCCATCATGCTGCTGAGCATTCCCAGCTACGGTCTTGCAGCCAGCATCCAGTCTCTCGTCACCTGTCTGGTCACCTTTGGTGAGGCAGACGGTTACGCGCTGCAGCTGGAGATCCACGACCTGACCTTTGTGTTCGGGCAGATGGTTTTGTATTACGCCGTCTTTGCGCCCCATTCCACCCGGAAGGAAAAACGCAAACGCTGGCTGTATCTGCTGGCCTGCTGTTGGTTTTTTCTGATCGGCATGAAGCGCAGCGCCATTCCGGCAGTGCTCTTGTTTGTTCTGCTCGCTTTGCTTCTCCGCAAGCGCAAGGTGCCCAGCTGGTTTTACCCAACGGTGGGCGGGTCCTGCATCCTGTTTTTTCTGGTATTTCTCTACTGTGTGCGCTACGGCATCATCTCGAGACTGCTGAACAGTTTTGGCATTGACATGATGGGCCGGGATTACCTGTGGAGCATGGCGAACCCCTACTATGAATTTTCCATTACCTATCTCGGCCACGGCTTTGAATATGTGGATACCATCATTGGCCAATGGTATAATGCCGGTCTTATCAACGAGCCCTTTCCTTTTCACAATGACATCCTGAAGGTCTTTGTGGAAATGGGCTTTCCCGGCTTTCTGCTCTGGTCCGTCATCCAGTATGTTCTGACCCCGCTGTTCTGGCAGCGCTATGCAGACCAGCAGACAACACTGCTGTATCTGTGCGAGTTGGGCTATATGACGGTGACCTACCTGACCGATAATACCGCCTTTTATTTCTGGAGCACAATGGCGCTTCGACTGGTGACGCTTGCCTATACAATGGAGCGCAAAAAGCCCCCGAAGCCCAAGATGTGGATGCCGGATAGTCGACAGGAGATGCGGGACCGCATCCATATTCTGATGCAGGAGGACTGA
- a CDS encoding metallophosphoesterase codes for MQNSRHTHSGGAQRAASLWKQVLLTLLIFIALLALLGGALWQNICYNRTHYTAEFYQIHSRKLTQSCRVVFLTDLHLREYGQDNCELVQDIRSLAPDLILLGGDLVTYGEGSSYDNMLSLCSQLSQIAPVCGVLGNHEDELYFLDGDQALVEKFTAAGVTILRNEEARYTVHDNVISILGVEGSPADFYNYGASTFMDSAEQQTDYDLRICLAHVPTYFPEHLENYSFELGLAGHTHGGIVRLPKIGPLYTAEEGFLPDYAGGSYALANSATLIVSRGLGDSSRVPRINNVPELSVIDID; via the coding sequence GTGCAAAACAGCAGACACACACACAGCGGCGGCGCACAGAGGGCAGCATCTCTCTGGAAGCAGGTACTGCTGACGCTGCTGATCTTTATTGCTCTGCTCGCCCTGCTGGGCGGGGCGCTGTGGCAGAATATCTGCTATAACCGCACCCACTACACCGCAGAGTTTTATCAGATCCATTCCCGCAAGCTGACCCAGAGCTGCCGGGTCGTTTTTCTTACCGATCTGCACCTGCGGGAATACGGACAGGATAACTGCGAGCTGGTGCAGGATATCCGCAGCCTTGCCCCGGATCTGATTTTGCTGGGCGGCGACCTTGTGACCTACGGCGAAGGTTCCAGCTATGATAATATGCTCTCCCTGTGCAGTCAGCTGAGCCAGATCGCGCCGGTGTGCGGGGTGCTGGGCAACCACGAGGACGAGCTGTATTTTCTGGACGGCGATCAGGCTCTGGTGGAAAAGTTCACCGCCGCCGGGGTGACCATCCTGCGCAATGAGGAGGCGCGCTATACCGTCCACGACAATGTGATCAGCATTCTGGGCGTGGAGGGCAGTCCGGCGGACTTTTACAACTACGGTGCCAGCACCTTTATGGACAGCGCGGAGCAGCAGACGGACTACGACCTGCGCATCTGTCTGGCACACGTTCCCACCTACTTTCCCGAACATCTGGAAAATTATTCCTTTGAGCTGGGTCTGGCCGGGCACACCCACGGCGGCATCGTCCGTCTGCCGAAGATCGGCCCGCTTTATACCGCCGAGGAGGGCTTTCTGCCCGATTATGCCGGGGGCAGCTATGCGCTTGCCAACAGCGCCACCCTCATTGTAAGCCGGGGACTGGGCGATTCCAGCCGGGTGCCCCGCATCAACAACGTGCCGGAGCTTTCGGTCATTGACATCGACTAA
- a CDS encoding tRNA 2-thiocytidine biosynthesis TtcA family protein: MSDLRAMQRLCGLMRKAVQDYEMIAPGDRVMVGVSGGKDSVALTIGLSMLRKYIGFDYEVVAVTLDPQFDHQPMDYSALAELFRQHGIPYEVRRTEIGPVVFEYRKEKNPCALCAKLRRGALHTAAQELGCNKVALGHHLDDAVETFYMNLWREGRIGCFSPVTYLSQRDLTLIRPMLLATEYEVQCAVREAGLPIVKSRCPADGVTVREQTKEFVQERCRTDHAFRQKTLHALQESGIDGWRPVHTGRGSFIVPKKETDHAETTV; the protein is encoded by the coding sequence ATGAGTGATCTTCGTGCAATGCAGCGGCTTTGCGGGCTGATGCGCAAAGCCGTGCAGGACTATGAAATGATCGCCCCCGGCGACCGGGTGATGGTGGGCGTTTCCGGCGGCAAGGACAGCGTGGCGCTGACCATCGGCCTTTCCATGCTGCGCAAGTACATCGGCTTTGATTACGAAGTGGTGGCGGTCACGCTGGACCCGCAGTTCGACCATCAGCCCATGGACTACTCGGCGCTGGCAGAGCTGTTCCGGCAGCACGGCATCCCCTACGAGGTGCGCCGCACCGAGATCGGCCCTGTGGTGTTCGAGTACCGCAAGGAAAAGAACCCCTGCGCCCTGTGCGCCAAGCTGCGGCGGGGCGCGCTGCACACCGCCGCGCAGGAGCTGGGCTGCAACAAGGTAGCGCTGGGGCATCATCTGGACGATGCTGTGGAAACCTTTTATATGAACCTCTGGCGGGAGGGACGCATCGGCTGCTTCTCGCCGGTGACCTACCTCTCCCAGCGGGACCTCACCCTCATCCGTCCCATGCTGCTGGCCACCGAGTACGAAGTGCAGTGCGCCGTGCGGGAGGCGGGCTTGCCCATCGTGAAGAGCCGCTGCCCCGCCGACGGCGTTACCGTGCGGGAACAGACCAAAGAATTTGTGCAGGAGCGCTGCCGCACCGACCACGCCTTCCGTCAAAAGACCCTCCATGCCTTGCAGGAGAGCGGCATTGACGGCTGGCGTCCCGTCCACACGGGCCGGGGCAGCTTTATCGTACCAAAAAAGGAAACAGATCATGCAGAAACAACCGTTTGA
- a CDS encoding glycosyltransferase family 1 protein, with protein sequence MIRVLHSVSNMDRGGIETMLMNYYRHIDREKVQFDFIVNKKKPGDYDDEIRRLGGHIYQSPGLDPLHYPAYLRFVQQTVAADPRIRILHAHNEAMELYALKGAEKAGLPVRIAHAHNIWIVRDYKWPLKMFCKKLLPGAATHLWACGRDAGIYYFGKADWERRGQIIPNAIEPDAFRFSPAVRAEMRARYGLEDRVVLGHVGRFDIRKNHERLLEIFAAFLQLEPRAMLVLIGTGRLEPAVRAQAQELGITDHILFAGLQSNVADWYQLMDLFVMPSRFEGLPVVGIEAQAAGLGCVFSDAVPEEVLLSPHAIQIPLSASNADWAAGLQRMLQQPCDRSAGAELIRQAGYDINIAAARLQQQYLQLSGEA encoded by the coding sequence ATGATACGAGTGCTGCATTCGGTCAGCAATATGGACCGCGGCGGGATCGAAACTATGCTGATGAACTACTACCGGCATATCGACCGCGAAAAGGTCCAGTTTGATTTTATCGTCAACAAGAAAAAGCCCGGCGACTACGACGACGAGATCCGCCGTCTGGGCGGGCATATTTACCAGAGCCCGGGGCTTGACCCGCTGCACTACCCGGCGTATCTGCGCTTTGTGCAGCAGACCGTGGCCGCAGACCCCCGCATCCGCATCCTGCACGCCCATAACGAGGCGATGGAGCTGTACGCCCTGAAGGGCGCGGAAAAGGCAGGGCTGCCCGTGCGCATTGCCCACGCCCATAATATCTGGATCGTCCGGGACTACAAGTGGCCGCTGAAGATGTTCTGCAAGAAGCTGCTGCCCGGCGCCGCCACCCATCTGTGGGCCTGCGGGCGGGACGCGGGCATCTACTACTTTGGCAAAGCAGACTGGGAGCGCCGGGGACAGATCATCCCCAACGCCATCGAGCCGGACGCCTTCCGCTTCTCCCCCGCCGTCCGCGCGGAAATGCGGGCGCGCTACGGGCTGGAGGACCGGGTGGTGCTGGGCCATGTGGGGCGCTTTGATATCCGCAAGAACCACGAGCGTCTGCTGGAGATCTTTGCCGCCTTTTTGCAGCTGGAGCCCCGGGCGATGCTGGTGCTCATCGGCACCGGCAGACTGGAACCGGCTGTCCGCGCACAGGCGCAGGAACTTGGCATCACAGACCATATCCTGTTTGCCGGGCTGCAAAGCAATGTGGCAGACTGGTACCAGCTGATGGATCTCTTCGTCATGCCCTCCCGCTTCGAGGGTCTGCCGGTGGTGGGCATCGAGGCACAGGCCGCCGGGCTGGGGTGCGTATTTTCGGACGCAGTGCCGGAGGAGGTGCTGCTTTCGCCCCATGCCATCCAGATCCCGCTTTCTGCCAGCAATGCAGACTGGGCGGCAGGCTTGCAGCGGATGCTCCAACAGCCCTGTGACCGCTCTGCCGGTGCAGAGCTGATCCGGCAGGCGGGCTACGATATCAACATCGCCGCCGCCCGCTTGCAGCAGCAATACCTGCAGCTGAGCGGGGAGGCGTAA
- a CDS encoding glycosyltransferase family 2 protein gives MIQNRRAYQLIHCRTHSRLLAGAAAVCGAACGYADLGLYHLLHRSGAPLPDSTQSDRAALAALCPKPAAEKTCPPLPPQDPAVTLSVIVPVYNGEATIGPCLDSILQQDTGCTVQLIVVDSDSTDGTAAVLERYRTQPGVVLCNCSAPRSAAAARNEGLRHAVGRWLMFVDSDDLLLPGAIRTLLEAAQRLDADVVQGGWQYLYTDGGYGPVQRYPAAVYTGAAAPERFELPGMPWGKVYRRELFAQIRFPAYYTCFEDAIIHFLVFRQAKSVASVPEVVYLWRKNPKGLTANSQHRPAAVQSYWIIEQLLAQDAALGLPHDALYRCSLTLQLSAFCYVTVSGLPPETQQAVFRLCCALYAKALPQEGALPRRAHWGARALRQQDFGLWCRYGRRFQLL, from the coding sequence ATGATCCAGAATCGACGCGCTTATCAGCTGATCCACTGCCGCACCCACAGCCGTCTGCTGGCAGGCGCTGCCGCCGTGTGCGGTGCCGCCTGCGGCTACGCAGACCTTGGACTGTATCACCTGCTGCACCGCAGCGGTGCACCGCTGCCGGACAGCACACAGTCCGACCGCGCCGCGCTGGCAGCGCTGTGCCCGAAGCCCGCAGCGGAAAAGACCTGCCCGCCGCTGCCGCCGCAGGACCCGGCGGTGACCCTTTCGGTCATCGTGCCGGTATATAACGGCGAAGCCACCATAGGCCCTTGTCTGGACAGCATTTTGCAGCAGGACACCGGCTGCACCGTGCAGCTGATCGTGGTGGACAGCGATTCCACCGACGGCACAGCCGCCGTGCTGGAACGCTACCGGACACAGCCCGGAGTGGTGCTGTGCAATTGCAGCGCACCCCGCAGCGCCGCTGCCGCCCGCAACGAAGGGCTGCGCCATGCCGTGGGGCGCTGGCTGATGTTCGTGGACAGCGATGATCTGTTATTGCCCGGTGCCATCCGCACCCTGCTGGAGGCCGCGCAGCGCCTTGACGCCGATGTGGTGCAGGGCGGCTGGCAGTACCTGTACACCGATGGCGGCTACGGCCCGGTGCAGCGCTACCCGGCGGCAGTCTATACCGGAGCCGCCGCACCGGAGCGATTCGAGCTGCCCGGGATGCCATGGGGCAAGGTGTACCGGCGGGAGCTGTTTGCACAGATACGCTTTCCGGCCTACTATACCTGCTTTGAGGATGCCATCATCCATTTTCTGGTGTTCCGGCAGGCAAAGAGCGTGGCCTCTGTGCCCGAGGTGGTCTATCTGTGGCGCAAAAACCCCAAGGGGCTTACTGCGAACAGTCAGCACCGCCCTGCCGCCGTGCAAAGCTATTGGATCATAGAGCAGCTGCTGGCGCAGGATGCTGCGCTGGGTCTGCCCCACGATGCACTGTACCGCTGCAGCCTGACGCTGCAGCTTTCGGCTTTCTGCTATGTCACCGTATCCGGTCTGCCGCCGGAAACGCAGCAGGCGGTTTTCCGGCTGTGCTGTGCTTTGTACGCCAAGGCGCTGCCGCAGGAGGGCGCACTGCCCCGCCGTGCCCACTGGGGTGCCCGCGCCCTGCGGCAGCAGGACTTTGGGCTGTGGTGCCGCTACGGCAGAAGATTTCAGTTGTTATAA